A part of Saliniradius amylolyticus genomic DNA contains:
- a CDS encoding glycoside hydrolase family 38 C-terminal domain-containing protein: protein MSQSVAVVVQTHWDREWYYPHQTFLARLLQVMEQVVEQLDAGELTSFLFDGQVSAIDDFYTAAEPELAARVQDYVRQGKIVIGPWYIMADEFLCAGESLIRNLELGRTRADELGQCQNVGYLPDTFGHISQMPQILKGFGIDNAVAWRGIDHSESEMIWQAADGSEVFTVFLTEGYYQHPFNTDNWQRNLTTYLDKIATRSTGQRLLLTQGGDHLLTREGLQTRIQEFNQGQNTYQLEQQRLEDYVNELKGSSGQLGRLTGELRGNDNIFVLPDVLSTRQYLKQANQHIEDRLTGLIEPLLAIAPLARYPEHYLRQTWKLLIEQHAHDSICGCSVDEVHEEMQVRFKQLNQRLDALQKQAQLALGLSNNRMTKHREQGLSNPFADDSRFSLFNPSPKPVSGWQPLSLFLAGEEAQMLTITDNKGNTLPCTVISSEPTADFHSPIDDFPDQVSGIRYQVLLKADLDGLELKPLNVEADRQSVAGPTNTETTYFENAYYRIEPTQDGKLQFTDKQSQKRYDNWLSLTSELDAGDSYNFSPVDGVLRHSQITRVRQCRHWDNGLQQLVLEITLTQPASLNDDRQGAHDKTVDSQGQLCLTLLPDRQHIDVSLSWHNRAQDQRLRINLPLGERVAHSYADSAFDWVKRPKVYFDDAPVSGMQETPVAVNPSYSAIKAGRLGVMQRGLQEFELVGDEHGDTLAVTLLRSVGWLSRRDLSTRGQGAGPDLATPQAQCLGQYEFHFALLPGDPTPTKLLNQARQFRQPVAVLRGHSEHQAPQVQLHSPELQITSCRRVKDHLEVRLWNPQESEVKADFGTQSVTRTDLNGDPLPLSLVVQPKQIATFTLKLGANQ, encoded by the coding sequence ATGAGTCAGTCCGTTGCCGTTGTTGTACAAACCCATTGGGATCGGGAGTGGTATTATCCCCACCAAACCTTCCTGGCCCGCCTGCTACAGGTTATGGAGCAGGTGGTAGAACAGCTGGACGCCGGGGAACTAACAAGCTTTTTGTTCGACGGCCAGGTATCGGCCATCGACGACTTTTATACCGCCGCCGAGCCTGAGCTGGCCGCACGGGTTCAGGACTATGTACGCCAGGGCAAGATCGTCATCGGCCCCTGGTACATCATGGCCGACGAATTTCTCTGTGCCGGTGAGTCGCTGATCCGCAACCTGGAACTGGGCCGGACGCGTGCCGATGAACTCGGCCAGTGTCAGAATGTGGGCTATCTGCCCGACACCTTTGGTCACATCTCCCAGATGCCGCAGATTTTAAAAGGCTTTGGCATCGATAATGCGGTGGCCTGGCGCGGCATCGATCACAGCGAATCGGAAATGATCTGGCAGGCCGCCGATGGCAGCGAGGTGTTTACCGTCTTTCTTACCGAGGGCTATTACCAGCACCCGTTCAATACCGACAACTGGCAGAGAAACCTAACCACTTACTTAGATAAAATTGCCACGCGCTCCACCGGTCAGCGTCTGCTACTGACCCAAGGGGGCGATCATCTGCTGACCCGGGAAGGCTTGCAAACGCGCATCCAGGAATTTAATCAAGGTCAAAACACCTACCAACTCGAGCAGCAACGCCTCGAAGACTATGTGAATGAGCTTAAAGGCAGCAGCGGTCAGTTAGGCCGACTCACCGGCGAGCTCAGAGGCAATGACAATATTTTCGTACTGCCCGATGTACTCTCCACCCGCCAGTATCTGAAACAGGCCAACCAACACATTGAAGACCGCCTCACCGGCTTGATTGAGCCGCTGCTGGCTATTGCGCCTCTGGCCCGCTATCCGGAGCACTATCTGAGGCAAACCTGGAAGCTGCTTATTGAGCAGCACGCCCACGATTCTATCTGCGGCTGCAGCGTGGATGAAGTGCATGAAGAGATGCAGGTGCGCTTTAAACAGCTTAATCAGCGCCTGGATGCCTTGCAGAAGCAAGCCCAGCTGGCATTGGGGCTGTCCAATAACCGCATGACCAAACACCGCGAGCAGGGTTTATCCAATCCTTTTGCCGATGACAGCCGGTTCAGCCTATTTAATCCAAGTCCCAAACCGGTCAGCGGCTGGCAACCACTGAGCCTGTTTTTGGCCGGTGAAGAGGCCCAGATGCTGACCATTACCGACAATAAGGGTAATACCCTGCCCTGCACGGTAATAAGCTCCGAGCCAACGGCGGATTTTCACTCGCCAATTGACGACTTTCCCGACCAGGTGTCAGGTATTCGTTACCAGGTATTACTCAAGGCCGACTTAGATGGCCTTGAATTAAAACCGCTTAATGTTGAGGCTGACCGCCAATCCGTTGCTGGCCCGACGAACACTGAGACGACTTACTTTGAAAACGCGTATTATCGAATCGAGCCGACTCAAGATGGCAAGCTGCAGTTTACCGACAAACAAAGCCAGAAACGTTACGACAATTGGCTGAGCCTGACCTCCGAACTGGACGCCGGGGACAGCTATAATTTTTCGCCGGTGGATGGGGTGCTACGCCATAGCCAAATTACCCGAGTGCGTCAGTGTCGACACTGGGACAATGGTTTACAGCAGTTGGTGCTGGAAATCACACTGACCCAACCGGCAAGCCTTAACGACGATCGCCAGGGTGCCCACGATAAGACCGTCGACAGCCAAGGCCAGCTTTGCCTGACCCTGCTGCCTGACCGCCAGCATATCGACGTGAGTCTAAGTTGGCATAACCGGGCTCAGGATCAGCGCCTTCGTATCAACCTGCCGCTTGGCGAGCGCGTCGCGCACTCTTACGCCGACAGCGCCTTTGACTGGGTCAAACGGCCTAAGGTCTATTTCGATGATGCGCCGGTCTCCGGCATGCAGGAAACCCCGGTGGCGGTGAACCCCAGCTATTCGGCCATCAAGGCGGGTCGCCTTGGTGTGATGCAGCGTGGCCTGCAGGAATTTGAACTGGTCGGTGATGAGCACGGCGATACCCTGGCGGTAACCTTACTGCGCAGCGTCGGCTGGTTGTCGCGCCGGGACCTCAGCACCCGGGGTCAGGGTGCAGGCCCCGATCTGGCTACCCCCCAGGCTCAGTGTTTAGGCCAGTATGAGTTTCACTTTGCGCTACTGCCTGGTGATCCCACGCCCACTAAACTGCTCAATCAGGCCCGGCAGTTCCGTCAGCCGGTGGCTGTGTTACGGGGGCACAGCGAGCATCAGGCGCCTCAGGTCCAGCTACACAGCCCGGAGCTGCAGATCACCAGCTGCCGCCGTGTTAAAGACCATCTGGAAGTGCGGCTTTGGAACCCGCAGGAGTCCGAGGTTAAGGCCGACTTTGGCACTCAATCAGTGACCCGCACCGATCTAAACGGCGATCCTCTGCCACTGTCACTGGTGGTCCAGCCAAAACAGATTGCCACCTTCACCCTTAAATTAGGAGCCAACCAATGA
- a CDS encoding DUF4127 family protein, producing the protein MTRATILALPVDGRPVTREQLGLLARAADCELLLPEVDALGFFREPADRKQLHQWIHQQASKADGFILSLDMLVYGGLVPSRFIEDDLDSLREWLELLKDLKQHYPDKPLYGFCATMRMSNNNENEEEKLYWADYGTDIWEWSFYSDRFDCLADSEDKTRAEAAKARIPKAIREDYLATRRRNLAITEQILDWVDDGIIDRLILPQDDTAEYGFNIAERRHWQQQVASRGLSQNVAIYAGADEVAATLLACQLQQLGVVEKTRLAIDPHHADSLSQMVARYEDRPVVDSLQGQIAAAGAELVSSPDDADAIIAVHCQGHQQGDWALGYPLPESLPHDPEWLERIANVDKPVGLLDLAYANGGDPELIQALDAKLNQFSAYGAWNTASNSIGFLVTQLCLAKKPDAAANRHLLAIRLLDDYLYQARLRQHLRRQLTGTESASELTALARKTYLSVARQWLADHGLEDIQLDDVYLPWQRSFEIGLVTKIAQGATS; encoded by the coding sequence ATGACGCGCGCCACGATTCTCGCCCTGCCGGTGGATGGCCGTCCGGTTACCCGTGAGCAGCTAGGCCTTCTTGCCAGGGCTGCTGACTGTGAGCTACTGCTGCCCGAGGTGGATGCGCTGGGCTTTTTCCGGGAACCTGCCGATCGTAAGCAGCTACATCAATGGATCCACCAGCAAGCCTCGAAGGCCGATGGCTTTATACTGTCGCTGGATATGCTGGTCTATGGCGGTTTGGTGCCATCGCGCTTTATCGAGGACGATCTGGACAGCCTGCGTGAGTGGCTGGAATTGCTTAAAGACTTAAAACAGCACTATCCCGACAAGCCTTTGTATGGCTTTTGCGCCACCATGCGCATGTCCAATAACAACGAAAACGAAGAGGAAAAGCTCTATTGGGCCGATTATGGCACCGATATCTGGGAGTGGTCCTTTTACAGCGATCGTTTCGACTGCTTAGCCGACAGTGAAGATAAGACCCGCGCCGAGGCGGCCAAGGCGCGTATTCCCAAAGCCATCCGTGAGGATTATCTGGCAACGCGCAGGCGTAATCTGGCGATCACCGAACAAATCCTGGATTGGGTTGACGACGGTATCATCGACCGGTTGATCCTGCCCCAGGATGACACCGCCGAATACGGCTTTAATATTGCCGAGCGCCGCCACTGGCAGCAGCAGGTAGCAAGCCGAGGGCTTAGCCAAAACGTCGCCATTTACGCCGGGGCCGACGAAGTCGCCGCCACCTTACTGGCCTGTCAGTTACAGCAGCTTGGTGTGGTCGAAAAAACCAGACTGGCTATCGACCCTCATCATGCCGACAGCCTGAGCCAGATGGTGGCGCGTTATGAAGATCGTCCGGTGGTGGACTCACTCCAGGGCCAGATAGCCGCAGCAGGCGCAGAACTCGTATCATCCCCGGACGATGCCGATGCCATTATCGCCGTACACTGCCAGGGCCACCAGCAGGGCGACTGGGCGCTGGGCTACCCCTTACCCGAAAGCCTGCCTCATGATCCTGAGTGGCTTGAGCGTATTGCCAACGTCGATAAGCCGGTGGGCTTGTTGGATCTGGCCTATGCCAATGGCGGCGATCCTGAGCTTATTCAGGCTCTGGATGCCAAGCTTAATCAATTCAGCGCCTATGGCGCCTGGAATACCGCCAGCAACAGCATTGGCTTTTTAGTGACTCAGTTATGTCTGGCTAAAAAGCCTGATGCCGCCGCCAATCGCCACCTGCTGGCCATTCGGCTGCTGGACGATTATCTGTATCAGGCAAGGTTACGCCAGCATCTTCGCCGTCAGCTTACCGGCACAGAATCGGCCAGCGAATTAACCGCACTGGCGCGCAAGACCTACCTGTCAGTGGCCAGACAGTGGCTAGCCGACCATGGCCTGGAGGATATTCAACTGGATGATGTCTACCTGCCCTGGCAGCGCAGCTTCGAGATCGGCCTTGTTACCAAAATCGCGCAGGGAGCCACGTCATGA
- a CDS encoding FAD-dependent oxidoreductase, whose amino-acid sequence MNSYQTQVAVIGASLGGVMAAWQSCRQGVKTILVSEYHWLGGQMTSQGVPPDEHRFIESFGASKSYYAFRKAIREHYQAQPDFVDNSSLTEGLNPGDGWVSRLCFEPKVAEDYFRDLLQPFVEQGLLVLLERHRLSSVQCQQDRITAVEVQCPQGKAVSLMADVYLDATDTGELLKQANMPYALGKESRDEFNEPQTPETADPMDQQPVTWVMALRKYPGKAPAIAKPPAYDFWRDYHLPGYDYPIFSEKLPGGEPFGHITLPLFGQGETLDLWRYRRVIAAKNWRSDKQDVSLINWAQNDYALEPYLDNPDFSEEELAERARQLSLCLLYWLQNEAPRHSVCEAGFGFPELGLAPDVTGTEDGLAQQLYIRESRRIKGLETLTLCDIQADGNSDSNPLRATNSVGIGLYNMDIHPTCRSQMGANARVRPFELPLGIFIPKTITNLLPACKNLSVTHLVGAVTRVHPVEWLVGEVAGLIAAYSISQGKTPADIHSDPRQVTQLQQLLEVQGIPLHWPDNNAFSRYEE is encoded by the coding sequence ATGAACAGCTATCAAACCCAGGTCGCCGTTATCGGGGCCAGCCTGGGCGGCGTGATGGCCGCCTGGCAAAGCTGTCGTCAGGGCGTTAAGACGATTCTGGTCAGCGAATACCACTGGCTGGGCGGACAGATGACATCCCAGGGCGTACCGCCCGACGAACACCGCTTTATCGAATCTTTTGGCGCCTCAAAAAGCTATTACGCCTTTCGCAAGGCCATTCGCGAGCACTACCAGGCGCAGCCGGATTTTGTCGATAACAGCAGCCTTACCGAAGGACTGAACCCCGGCGATGGTTGGGTCAGCCGTTTGTGCTTCGAGCCTAAAGTCGCCGAGGACTACTTCCGGGACCTGCTTCAGCCCTTTGTGGAACAGGGACTACTGGTGTTACTGGAGCGCCATCGACTCAGTTCGGTCCAGTGCCAGCAAGATCGCATCACCGCCGTCGAGGTTCAGTGCCCTCAAGGCAAAGCGGTCAGCCTGATGGCCGATGTTTACTTAGATGCCACGGACACCGGCGAGCTGCTGAAACAGGCCAATATGCCCTATGCGCTGGGCAAGGAAAGCCGGGACGAATTTAACGAACCGCAGACTCCGGAGACGGCTGATCCCATGGATCAGCAGCCGGTGACCTGGGTGATGGCACTAAGAAAATACCCGGGCAAGGCACCGGCTATTGCTAAACCCCCTGCCTATGACTTCTGGCGGGACTATCACCTGCCCGGTTATGACTATCCGATCTTCAGTGAGAAGCTGCCCGGTGGTGAGCCTTTCGGTCATATCACCTTGCCACTTTTTGGTCAGGGCGAGACCTTGGATCTGTGGCGCTACCGGCGGGTTATCGCCGCGAAAAACTGGCGCAGCGACAAGCAGGATGTGAGTCTTATCAACTGGGCGCAAAACGATTACGCGCTGGAACCTTATCTGGATAACCCAGATTTTAGTGAAGAAGAACTGGCAGAGCGCGCCCGTCAGTTATCCCTGTGTCTGCTCTACTGGCTGCAAAATGAGGCACCGCGCCACTCGGTATGCGAAGCCGGTTTTGGCTTTCCCGAACTGGGTTTAGCGCCCGACGTGACCGGCACCGAAGACGGCCTGGCACAGCAGCTTTATATTCGCGAATCGAGACGCATCAAGGGCCTGGAAACCCTGACCTTGTGCGACATTCAGGCCGATGGGAATAGCGATAGCAATCCGTTACGCGCAACCAATTCAGTAGGCATTGGGCTGTATAATATGGATATCCACCCCACCTGTCGTTCTCAGATGGGGGCCAATGCCCGGGTGCGTCCCTTCGAACTGCCCTTGGGTATCTTTATCCCCAAAACCATCACCAACCTGTTACCCGCCTGTAAGAACTTAAGCGTCACCCATCTGGTAGGCGCCGTGACCCGGGTACATCCGGTGGAATGGCTGGTCGGTGAAGTGGCCGGACTGATCGCCGCCTACAGCATAAGCCAGGGAAAAACACCGGCCGACATACACAGTGATCCCAGGCAGGTAACACAGCTACAACAGCTGCTGGAGGTTCAGGGCATTCCCCTGCACTGGCCCGATAACAATGCATTCAGTCGCTATGAGGAGTAA
- a CDS encoding ABC transporter ATP-binding protein yields MAALSLSKVKKRFGDTQTIHGVDLGIQSGEFVVFVGPSGCGKSTLLRMIAGLETVTEGKIHIGERDVTKLPPSERQVAMVFQSYALYPHMTAEQNLSFGMKMRKEPKDKIKQKVANAADMLQLSPYLKRKPGELSGGQCQRVAIGRAIVQDPEVFLFDEPLSNLDAELRVKMRVELSELHHRLGATMIYVTHDQVEAMTLADRIVVLKDGNIEQVGTPMELYTNPVNEFVAGFIGSPKMNIVDVGVGEQHNGHLNVLVEQQAGVQVAIKDGVELPRSVARLGVRPEHILIADDGQLEVRVNVIERLGSTSYLYCQLGKQEICVQSHAVNLPNTGDTVRLKLTESSLYLFDHQGQRLSAEKAEQQLVAEAS; encoded by the coding sequence ATGGCCGCACTATCCCTATCTAAGGTAAAAAAACGCTTTGGCGATACCCAGACCATCCACGGTGTGGATCTGGGCATCCAGTCCGGTGAATTTGTGGTTTTTGTCGGCCCCTCGGGCTGCGGTAAATCCACCCTGCTGCGCATGATCGCAGGCTTAGAAACCGTCACCGAAGGCAAGATCCACATCGGTGAGCGCGATGTGACCAAGCTCCCGCCCAGCGAGCGTCAGGTGGCCATGGTGTTTCAGTCCTATGCCCTCTACCCCCATATGACCGCCGAGCAAAACCTAAGCTTCGGCATGAAGATGCGCAAAGAGCCTAAGGATAAAATAAAGCAAAAGGTGGCAAACGCCGCCGATATGTTGCAATTATCGCCCTATCTTAAGCGTAAACCCGGCGAATTATCCGGCGGCCAGTGCCAGCGGGTGGCCATAGGCCGGGCCATCGTTCAGGACCCCGAGGTATTTCTGTTCGATGAGCCTTTATCCAATCTGGATGCGGAGCTAAGAGTTAAGATGCGGGTGGAGTTGTCCGAGCTGCACCACCGCCTGGGCGCGACCATGATCTATGTGACCCATGATCAGGTGGAAGCCATGACCCTGGCCGATCGCATCGTGGTACTCAAAGACGGCAATATCGAACAGGTGGGTACGCCCATGGAGCTGTACACCAATCCGGTGAATGAATTTGTGGCCGGTTTTATCGGCTCGCCCAAGATGAATATCGTGGATGTGGGCGTTGGCGAGCAGCATAACGGGCACTTAAATGTATTGGTGGAGCAGCAAGCCGGTGTGCAGGTGGCGATAAAAGATGGTGTCGAGTTGCCCCGCAGCGTCGCCAGACTGGGCGTTCGCCCCGAACATATTCTGATCGCTGATGATGGTCAGTTGGAGGTGCGAGTGAACGTGATCGAACGCTTAGGCTCCACAAGCTACCTGTATTGCCAGTTAGGCAAACAAGAGATCTGCGTGCAGAGCCATGCGGTCAACCTCCCGAACACCGGCGATACCGTGCGTCTCAAGCTCACCGAGTCCAGCCTGTATCTGTTCGATCATCAGGGGCAACGCTTGTCGGCAGAGAAAGCCGAGCAGCAGCTTGTGGCGGAGGCGTCCTGA